TCGCGCGTGTACGCCGCGGCGTTCGTCAACGCCGGCGCCACGGCCGCGGCCGTCGCCCGGGGCGCGGAACCCGTCGTGCTGTGCTGCGCCGGCAAAGAGGGCGCGCCGTCGCTGGAGGACGTGTGCTGCGCCGGCCTGCTGGCGGCGTCGCTTTTAAAGGTTTACCCGTACGAGGCCGACGACGCGACGACGATGGCGCTCCTCTGTTGGCGGAATTACGAGGCCGACGTACCGCGGCTCCTAAGGACGTGCAACCACGGGCGGTACTTGGCCGGCCTCGGCTTCGAAAAGGATTTGGAGTTCTGCAGCCGTGTAGACGTTCTTCCCGTCGCCGCGGCGCAACGTGACGGCGAAAAGCTCGTCGCCGTTGCGCAGGGCTAACCGAGGGGGCACGATGGCACCGGAAAACGACAAAAGGAAAGCGGCCGAGGACCCCTACCTCGCGCGGGCCCAGGAGTACGTGCGAGACGGCCGCATATCCGCCGCGTGCGCCGAATACCTCCGCTACGCCGATAAGTGCGAGGCGAGCGGCGACCTGATGACCGCGATCAAGTACTACTACAAAGTCGACGAATACCAGCTGCTCGACATCAGGGCCCGGAAAAAACTCGCCGAACTCCTGGCCGGGGTAGGCAATAAATCGCGCGCCGTATCCACCTATCTCGAGGTCGTCGACGAATTCCTGACCCAGGGGTTGGCGGAAGACGCGGTCGACGTGCTGCGGGACGCGATGGCGCTCGTACCGGACCGCCTTACCCTGCGCTACCGGTTGGCCGAGCTTTACGAACAGGGGGGGCAATCGCAAAAGGCCGTCAACATTTACCTCCAGGTGTTGGAGGAACACCCCGAAGAGGTAGGCGCGTGGGAAGCTCTGGGGCGGCTGTACACCAAACGTAATTCGCTGGAAGAAGCGGTGGACGCCTACCTGCGGGCCTGCCGCATCAACGAGCAAACCGGAAACCTCATCGCCGCGGCCAAGGACTACGAAGCCGTAGCCGTCCTCAAAGGCGACAACGCGGCGGCGTTGAAGAACCTCATCGATATTTACAGCCGGCTGGGGTTCAAAAACGAGATGGTCGCCCGGATGGTCGACCTCGCGCGCTTGTCCGAAGAGCGGGGCGAAAAAGAGCGAGCCCTTTCGATCTATTCTAAAATAATCGAAATCGACCCCGGAAACGAAGCGGCGCAGACCAGACTCGGCAAGTCCATCCAGGTAATTTCGGTCTTGCCGACCGGCGACAGCCTGACCAAAGACGAAATCCCCGCGCCCGACGAGGGCCCTCCCGAGCCGGAGGCCGAGCCCGCGCCGGGCGAGACCGCCTTCCCCCCGGAGCGCGCCATCAAAACCGTGGACGACCTGCTGGGCTTCCGGCCCGACGCCGGCGAAGGCGACGTCGTCGAAAGCCCGCAGGTATGCTACGACCTCGGCCTGGCCTACCTCGAGATGGGTATAACGGAAGAGGCCATCCACTACCTCCAGCTAGCCTCCTACGATCAGGGCCTGCGCATCCGCGCCTGCAACATGTTGGGCTTGTGCTTCCTGGAGAAGGATATGCCGGACATGGCGGTCAAGGAATTCGAAAGGGGGCTCTCGACGCCGGGGGTTTCGGAGGACGAGGCCGTCGGGTTATACTACAACCTCGGCGTGGCCTTCGAGCGGCTGGGCGACTACCGCAGCGCCCTGGACGAATACCGCAAGGTCTACGCCATCGACGTCGACTACCTCGACGTCCGGGATAAAATCCGCAGGCTCCGCGCCCGCGAC
This sequence is a window from bacterium. Protein-coding genes within it:
- a CDS encoding 2-phosphosulfolactate phosphatase, giving the protein MAPLSLRTWLTGAPPNGRDVAGACAVVVDVLRATSTVAAALGHGAACVIPRADVDEAFAARAELEGGGEEPLLGGERGGFKVPGFDLGNSPLEYDAERVAGRPVVLCTSNGTAALERCRGGSRVYAAAFVNAGATAAAVARGAEPVVLCCAGKEGAPSLEDVCCAGLLAASLLKVYPYEADDATTMALLCWRNYEADVPRLLRTCNHGRYLAGLGFEKDLEFCSRVDVLPVAAAQRDGEKLVAVAQG
- a CDS encoding tetratricopeptide repeat protein; translated protein: MAPENDKRKAAEDPYLARAQEYVRDGRISAACAEYLRYADKCEASGDLMTAIKYYYKVDEYQLLDIRARKKLAELLAGVGNKSRAVSTYLEVVDEFLTQGLAEDAVDVLRDAMALVPDRLTLRYRLAELYEQGGQSQKAVNIYLQVLEEHPEEVGAWEALGRLYTKRNSLEEAVDAYLRACRINEQTGNLIAAAKDYEAVAVLKGDNAAALKNLIDIYSRLGFKNEMVARMVDLARLSEERGEKERALSIYSKIIEIDPGNEAAQTRLGKSIQVISVLPTGDSLTKDEIPAPDEGPPEPEAEPAPGETAFPPERAIKTVDDLLGFRPDAGEGDVVESPQVCYDLGLAYLEMGITEEAIHYLQLASYDQGLRIRACNMLGLCFLEKDMPDMAVKEFERGLSTPGVSEDEAVGLYYNLGVAFERLGDYRSALDEYRKVYAIDVDYLDVRDKIRRLRARDGG